The following proteins come from a genomic window of Methanobacterium sp. Maddingley MBC34:
- a CDS encoding putative transcriptional regulator (PFAM: Bacterial regulatory protein, arsR family), with amino-acid sequence MIAGSKGGVNRARIIKTLHDRPYNINQLSKELDLDYKTIKHHMKVLEDHDIIFNSTGEKKYGAMYFLSNRMEESYPTFLDILSKMKT; translated from the coding sequence TTGATTGCTGGTAGTAAAGGGGGGGTCAACAGGGCCAGAATAATCAAAACCCTTCATGATAGGCCATATAATATCAATCAACTTTCTAAAGAACTTGATCTTGATTATAAAACCATAAAACATCATATGAAAGTCTTGGAAGATCATGATATAATTTTTAACTCCACTGGAGAGAAAAAATATGGGGCAATGTACTTTTTGTCAAATCGTATGGAGGAAAGTTACCCCACTTTCTTAGATATTCTGAGTAAAATGAAAACTTGA